The window tagCACTAGGGCTGCGGGCAcaacctggtcctgtagaccgagttgctctatgaccctcgatcgaatgatgttggttGAACTACctgaatcaattaacacacgcttaacttgagtcttattcatgagtacagatattaccagtgtatcgttatggggctgcatgattccttctgcgtcttcatcgttgaaggacaaggttcTTTTCGGTATGTAATCCTGAGCCCGAGATCGTTTCTCCCTTATGATTGACACCTTAATGCGTTTTAACACTGGCCCTTGGAGAACATCAATCCCTCCGATAATCATGTGAATAATGTGttgcggttcttcttgctcgttttgtctATTGAACTCTCTATtttttgaagtgattcttggcccgatcacttaaaAACTCCCGAAGGTTCCCTTCATTGAATAATCGGGAtacttcttctctcaactgcctgcaatcttccgttctgtggccatgggtgccatgatacttgcatactTGATTGGGATTTCCCTGGGCTCGATCGgtctgtagaggtcgaggccatttagtatctttgatgcgtctgacAGCCGATACGATGTCAGATGCATCAATATTGAAGTTATGCTCCGACAATcgcggtgcttccttaggtctggTATGCCTGTCGAAACCATTCATGCTCATCAGCCCTAGAGAGCCTtagcctcgatcacttcttctttcacttcgtACGGAGTTGTGCCCAGGTCCGTTGCCCCTACGATCTCTATtatatggctggtatcgatcCCTATTCAACCTTGGTTCTCGATCGATGTCCCTTTTGGTAACGGATCCAGAAGGAGcccccaactggtcatcttcgactctaatctttgattgatatcgattatgtatatcggcccaggtaacaaccgggtactcaatcaagttctgcttcaactgttgtgaagccaccgagcttcgttcatttagtccttgggtgaaaacttgaacaacccaatcgccTGTGatcggtggtagatccattcattCTATTTGGAAATGAGATacaaactctctgagcatctcgttatctttctactttaccttgaaaaggtctgacttcctagtctcgacctttatggctccggcgtgtgcttttacaaaagaatctgcaagcatgacaaaagaatcgatagagttaggtggtaaattatgataccatatcattgctccctttgacagggtttccctGAATTTCTTTAgtaatacggattcgatctcgtagtcctctagatcattccctttaatagcacacgtgtaagaggtgacatgctcgttggggtcggtctTTCCtttatacttaggaatctcgggcatgcggaacttcttggggatcggtttaggagtcgcgctcggggggaagggcttttgtacgaactttttggaatccaaacccttcaatattggtggttcCCTCGGGATCtaatcaaccctggagttataagtttccattTTCTTGTCGTTTGCTTCGATCCTCTTTTCCCCTGACTCTATCCGATTTGTCAGTTCGTCGAACATCTTTATAAtttcggggttagtccccgattcttatTCATTTGACCTTACCATAGCTGGccccgttctgtgggtgacttcttggggtggaccgGGCTCAGCCTtgctcggtgcctgggtttggctctgcaactgagctatcgtcacctgttgagcttgcagcatttcgaagatcatacGCAGGCTGATCTCGTCTTCTCCAATATTTTAGGTATTTCGAACTGCAGATCGGGTTCTACCATGGATGTTGTTTTCGGGACTGGAATGTTGGTTCGCttcgatggccacatgcgaattaacgtcAATTGGTTCCACAGCCCGAGTCCCAACGGGGTCAACGAGTGGCCTTTCATCCCCGGGCGTCACGTTGTTATTCTCACCTTGATGGCCAGATTCGTTGTCGATGTGTAGGGGCATTAATTGAGAGTTGGTCATttttagcctgaaatcaaagatacttccaagagcaagtgtaaaatagtgtgttttagagagatttgtatcaaataaccactattattcttaaccccacggtgggcgccaaactgtttacccaaaaaatagataacaattcaatttatacgcggctctaaaaatacgtgatataaATTTATTAACGACTGAATTATGAGTAGTTGTAACATACTAATCACTAGACTGTCCAGACGTGAAAAATGGTCAATGTTGAGTTTTAGAActagtaataataatagtaatagacAAATTAAAATAAGGCCAAAAACACCATCTCTGACCACCAGCCACGGTAAATTATGGTCAAGTTGGGCGGCTATATTCCTCCAAAGCTTGTCCTCTCCCCATCAAAGACCATTACTCCTAAGTCCTAACTAAAAAAGTTATAATAAAACACACCTTTTGATCTTTAATAATCACCAAAGTCAATCTAGTCAAAATTAGACTACTAGGAGTCCACAACTAATTATCTAAAAATATACTATACGTGCATGTGTTCCAATTTATTTTGGTCCATATTCTGCATGTTCTCTGAAATTCAACCATACATTTTCCTATGTTTATTCCTCCCATTTGATATTAATTGTTCCTAAGGAACCAACCAACCCCTTCTTCTTTTTacattaataatattaatattccTACAGGAGAGAACAATAACTCATTTGACACTCAGTAAATACAAAGAAGAAATAAAGAGAGGAAAACAAGATAACCTGACACTTATCATGTCAAAAGGGGAATCTCATACTCTTCTTCCCATTGCATTACTTAATTTCTTCATTCTCATAACAGGTATGTATACTTCAATTCACCACTTCAATAATTTTATCCTCATGTCATGTTTGTTAGCTTGATTTTGATCAATCTTAGTATTAGAGGCTGACTTAGTACATAATTGATCACTTTCTTATTGATCTGTGCAAAAGAGATGGAGTAATTATTATTACATGTAAACATAGTCCATTTTCAAACAACATTTGAATGGTTTTTGAGATTTTGAGAACATAGGTAAGGTGTGCGTACACAATATCCTTCCTACACCTCACTTGTGTAATTGCACcgagtatgttattgttgttgttgagagCAGACTTGCATTTATTGCAGCAAGAATAATGTTTTTACATGTAAACAGGTCAAATTTTAAATGGTTTTTGAGAGCAGACTTACATTTATTGCAGCATGACTAATGTTTTAATTTTTTCACTATGCAAAATTACAGGTAAGCTTGTTTGTGGAGATTCACTGGAGACTGACAAGCAATTACTTTTGAACTTGAAGTCATTTCTTGAGGATCAAAATCCTATTGACAGAGGATTTAAATACACACAATGGAATCCTACAGATTTGTCACCTTGCAAATGGCCTGGTATTTCATGCAATACTATCAGCAATCGTGTCACTGGAATCGATCTCTCGGGCAACAACCTGGCCGggaaattgttttataatttctCATCCATTACAGAATTGACCTCACTTGACCTGTCCAAGAACACATTTTCAGGATCCGTTCCAACAGACTTAGGCCGGTGTCAAAATCTGAAGTTCTTGAACTTGTCACGCAATATTATTGATGGTGAGTTCAACTGGACTGGTCTAAACAAGCTGGAAGTTCTTGATTTGACAATGAACAGGATTCATCGGTTAACAATCCCTGAGAGTTGTGACAATTTAGTTGTTGCAAATATTTCTAGTAACAATTTCACTGGTGAAATTGGAAATGTATTTGAtcagtgttggaatctgaagtaTCTTGATCTTAGCTGCAATGAATTGACAGGGAATTTATCACTCAGGTTTGATAAGCTGAACATGTTTTCAGCATCTCATAATCAATTCAGGAGTTCTCTACCTTCCTGGATTTTCACCCAACATTGCTCTTTGCTAGTTTTGGATTTATCAGAAAATCTATTATTTGGAGAATTGCCAAAATCCATTTCTAATTGTAAAGGATTACTAAAGTTGAATTTGTGGGGCAACAGTTTTTCAGGGTCAATCCCTAGAGAGATTGGATCAGTACTGAATCTTAAAGAACTTTCCTTAGGAAGTAATAACTTTTCAAGTGATATTCCAGATACACTATCAGGCCTAAGCAAAATGGTCTTTTTGGACCTAAGTAAAAACAACTTTGGAGGAGAAATACAAGAAATTTTTGGGCAATTGACACAGGTGAGATTTCTCATGTTGCATGGAAACTCTTATATTGGAGGCATAGTGTCATCAGGTATTCCGAACTTGGTGAACCTTTCGCGGTTGGACTTAAGTGATAACCAGTTCTCTGGTCCATTACCAGTTGAAATTTCGCGGATGAAAGGTTTGGAGTTTTTGATTCTTGCTTACAACCAGTTTACTGGCAATATACCTTCAGAATATGGAGATCTTCTTAAAGTTCAGGCTCTTGATCTTTCCTCTAATAGGTTAACAGGTTTAATACCACCAAGTTTTGGGAAGCTAAGGTCACTATTGTGGTTAATGCTCGCAAACAATTCATTGAACGGTGAAATCCCACCGGAGTTAGGGAACTGCAGCAGCTTGTTATGGTTGAATCTCGCGAATAATCAACTTTCTGGTTCAATTCCTCCTCAATTAGCAAGTATTGGTGCAAATCCAATGCCTACTTTTTTATTGAATAGGAAAAAAGATGAGGTCAGTGCTGGCTCGGGCGACTGCTTTGCGATGAGGAGGTGGATACCAGCTGACTACCCTCCATTTAGCTTTATATATCCTCTATTAACAGGGAAGAATTGTAGAAGCCTAGGGGATAACTTGTTTAAAGGGTATGTTTTAGTTCCAGTCTGTGAATTTGGTAGTAATGTCCGAATAAATCAGGTACCGGGCTATATTCAACTTAGTGAAAACAAATTGTCTGGTGAGATTCCTCCTGAGATTGGCAAGATGAAGAACATAAGTATGTTGCATTTGGGAGCTAATGAATTTTCCGGTAGGCTCCCTTTGGAGATTGCACAAGTGCAAGCAGTAGTCCTTAATGTTTCAAAGAACAAATTTTCTGGTGAAATACCAAAGCAGATTGGCTATATCAAGTGCTTGCTAAATCTTGACCTATCATTTAACAATTTTTCTGGTCCATTCCCAGCTAGCTTTAGTaacttgcatgatctgagcaaatTCAACATCTCTTACAACCCATACATGTATGGATCTGTACCAGAAACCGGGCAAATGCTTACGTTTGAGAAGTCATCATTTCTTGGTAATCCGTTGTTGCATCTTCCGTCCTTCATGCACAACTCTACGGACAATACTAAAAGAAACATGAACGAAAATCACAAAAGGCGGCCCACAAAGGTGGGTGCGCTTTTGGTAATTTTGGTTCTGGTAGTAGCTTTTCTAATCTGTGGAGTCATGTCACTCCTTGTCTGCCTTGTTATAAAATGCCCCAGAAATACACCAGGACACTTTCTGGAGAATACACAGGGCCGACATGATTTGCCAGTAAGTTCAGGTGTATCCTCTTCGGGGATGTCTGATGATGTTAAGGTTATCCGTTTGGACAGAACAAGCTTCACACATTCTGACATACTGAAGGCCACGTGGAACTTCTCGAACGATAGAATTATTGGGAGGGGAGGATTTGGAATAGTTTATCGTGGAGTCTTGCCTGATGGAAGGGAAGTAGCAGTGAAGAAGCTACAAAGGGAAGGAATTGAGGGAGAAAAAGAGTTCAGAGCTGAAATGGAAGTGCTCAGTAGAAATGGCTCAGGTTGGCCTCATCCGAACCTTGTAACTCTTTACGGGTGGTGCCTTGATGGATCAGAGAAACTGCTAGTCTATGAATACATGGAAGGTGGAACATTAGACGACGTCATAACAGATAGAACAAGGTTTACATGGAAGAGAAGAATACAAGCAGCAATCGATGTGGCACGTGCTTTAGTCTACTTACACCACGAGTGCTACCCTTGCATTGTTCACAGAGATGTCAAGGCTAGTAATGTGCTCCTTGACAAGGATGGAAAGGCAAAAGTTACAGATTTTGGCCTTGCTAGGGTCATGAATTCTGAACATACTCATGTTAGCACAATGGTGGCCGGGACTATTGGTTATGTTGCACCAGAATATGGGCAGACAATGCAGGCCACTACAAAAGGAGATGTGTACAGCTATGGTGTGCTAGCTATGGAGCTAGCAACAGGGAGGCATGCTATAGACGGAGGCGAAGAATGTCTAGTTGAATGGGCAACAAGGGTCATGGGATATGGAAATAAAGGGTTTACTAGAGCCATGATCCCGGTTGCTGTATTAGTATCTGGACTGGTAGAGGGAGCAGAAGAAATGTGTGAATTGCTTAGGATTGGGATAAGGTGCACGGCTGAAAACCCTTATGATCGGCCTAACATGAAGGAAGTTTTAGATATGTTGATTAGTATTCCTAGCAGCCATAGGGGATCCACGCGTAGCTTTGGATCCTGTCGTAGTTCTTCTCCATTATTATGATAGATTTTGTTGCAACTCAGATTCTAATACAGATTTGTAACATACCTTAGCAGATTCCTCTTGTAAAACAGTTCTTGCACATTCATTATTATTCTAGGAAAAAGTTGCCAATTTTGTTAGTTTGAATCCCACAATGTTGTTGTCAAGAATATAAATTTGCTATGAAATTTTCCCTATCTGGCTTTCTCCATCTGAGTTAATCTTTTCCTGTGGTAATATTTTCAAGAACCAGATGAGGTGATGATAGTCCTTAACATTTTTCCCCTTAGAAGCTACCATAAAAATTAACTTACATGATTTACTTAGTGGTAACAAAGTCATTACCAATGGTATTTGAGGTAGTTTAGATGCCTGCTTCATTCTTTCTATAATGCTGTATGTTTCATTTACTGGTTACACATAACACAGTTAAGTTACTGTAGGTGGCAACATTGTTCCCTAATCAATCAAGTAGTACAATATTCTAGTGCAATTCAAAGTCCATTTCAAATAAGAGCTAAGAGCTTTTTCCCTGATTCAATTAACAGGAGCATTTTATCCAAACTCAACTTCTGGCAATGGAGCTGGTCCACATCTGATGACAAACCTTAGTGCACTTCCACAGTTCCACTATATCAACACCACCAATTTTGAACTCGGACATTCATTGCTACAAACCAAGTCATGTTCCTGCGCGCTGACTTGTTCGAGCATAAATATAATTGCATAGACCCGCGCCTCTCATGCCTGCCGCCTCCACCTCAGCAGCCATTACATACAGGCAACATAAGTCAACGgcttagtttttctttttcttttttttccccatAAATTAAAACCACCACGAGttataaaacaagaaaaagaacaaaaacaaagatACATAGGGGGAACTAGGCTAGACAAGAATACCATTTGAAAGAAAGAGAGCATATGCTCAAATCTCTATGCTAGAAAATTCTAGTATATGACAATTTAATCTCCATGCTATAAAATTGTATATGACAGATTGACGTTCACCTTTATGCCTGTTTCCTGATAAGCTGTAGATTTAATTTGGGTTTTCTTTTAATATGGGCAGAATTAAGACAAGTTAATCATTTTAGGAATGCTTTTCCCTATGCTAATTCTGGGGTTATTGCATCTAATCTCTTCAATGAGTTTAGACCAATTCTTGAGATATAGGCAAATCTGAGGATCTAGACAAACATATCGACTGACATACATATCCATAAAGTGTgagccaaaataaaataaagagagagatcgCTTGTATCAcctaaagcaaaaaaaaataggAATAAAAAACAGTCAGAACTAAGAAAACATCCTTCTTTTAAGATACTTTAGCATTTGTTTAACAAGATTATCCAAAAGCCACTCCATAAAATAATGTTTTTGACGCCATATTCTTATAATGTATAATGGCTCTGAAGAAAAGTAGTAACCTCATCGCATATGAGTGCAATCTCAATAGGAAAGAGCAAAATACAAACAGCCTAGCTCCTGTTGGCTTTTATGCAAAACTTGAGATCTTATCTCATCCTATAAAGATCTCCTGACCCACATATAGAGGTAAAATATTAAATATGTTTTGAAATAAAGATAAACATGCTTGCACAACATAAGATAAACATGCTGGAACAACATAAGCCTGGTTTTTGCAATATCATTCTCAATTAAGTTTTAACTTCTATACAGTTACAGTGTAAGATCACGATGATTACAGGTAACATGTTATAATTTGTAAACTGATTCGTAGAATTATTAATCTGTAAAATAAGGCAAATAATCTACTATGATAGTATGTCACATTGATATTTTAAAATGTTattttgtggcttgaattattttcttgtatttttaggaaacccataatccctataggtttaggaaaactcattgtcctaatagatttgaGAAAGAAAAACTTATAGTCATTGTCAAATTAGGAAACCTTTC is drawn from Nicotiana tabacum cultivar K326 chromosome 22, ASM71507v2, whole genome shotgun sequence and contains these coding sequences:
- the LOC107765551 gene encoding putative LRR receptor-like serine/threonine-protein kinase At1g74360, translating into MSKGESHTLLPIALLNFFILITGKLVCGDSLETDKQLLLNLKSFLEDQNPIDRGFKYTQWNPTDLSPCKWPGISCNTISNRVTGIDLSGNNLAGKLFYNFSSITELTSLDLSKNTFSGSVPTDLGRCQNLKFLNLSRNIIDGEFNWTGLNKLEVLDLTMNRIHRLTIPESCDNLVVANISSNNFTGEIGNVFDQCWNLKYLDLSCNELTGNLSLRFDKLNMFSASHNQFRSSLPSWIFTQHCSLLVLDLSENLLFGELPKSISNCKGLLKLNLWGNSFSGSIPREIGSVLNLKELSLGSNNFSSDIPDTLSGLSKMVFLDLSKNNFGGEIQEIFGQLTQVRFLMLHGNSYIGGIVSSGIPNLVNLSRLDLSDNQFSGPLPVEISRMKGLEFLILAYNQFTGNIPSEYGDLLKVQALDLSSNRLTGLIPPSFGKLRSLLWLMLANNSLNGEIPPELGNCSSLLWLNLANNQLSGSIPPQLASIGANPMPTFLLNRKKDEVSAGSGDCFAMRRWIPADYPPFSFIYPLLTGKNCRSLGDNLFKGYVLVPVCEFGSNVRINQVPGYIQLSENKLSGEIPPEIGKMKNISMLHLGANEFSGRLPLEIAQVQAVVLNVSKNKFSGEIPKQIGYIKCLLNLDLSFNNFSGPFPASFSNLHDLSKFNISYNPYMYGSVPETGQMLTFEKSSFLGNPLLHLPSFMHNSTDNTKRNMNENHKRRPTKVGALLVILVLVVAFLICGVMSLLVCLVIKCPRNTPGHFLENTQGRHDLPVSSGVSSSGMSDDVKVIRLDRTSFTHSDILKATWNFSNDRIIGRGGFGIVYRGVLPDGREVAVKKLQREGIEGEKEFRAEMEVLSRNGSGWPHPNLVTLYGWCLDGSEKLLVYEYMEGGTLDDVITDRTRFTWKRRIQAAIDVARALVYLHHECYPCIVHRDVKASNVLLDKDGKAKVTDFGLARVMNSEHTHVSTMVAGTIGYVAPEYGQTMQATTKGDVYSYGVLAMELATGRHAIDGGEECLVEWATRVMGYGNKGFTRAMIPVAVLVSGLVEGAEEMCELLRIGIRCTAENPYDRPNMKEVLDMLISIPSSHRGSTRSFGSCRSSSPLL